A window from Pangasianodon hypophthalmus isolate fPanHyp1 chromosome 16, fPanHyp1.pri, whole genome shotgun sequence encodes these proteins:
- the corin gene encoding atrial natriuretic peptide-converting enzyme isoform X2: protein MSARKARAPGLIKRDVCVRGERERESASQARQGRQFLVPASLHPPVHLCTCPPARRSLHPSFLRACMSSTEKLRALSLEEPREHTAVSGVDVQVMGDTCSHKLGSTKLLKLLIIILLCVCGLICLLTLLLAFTGIIGNGLLDSSDSAPLSATEVSMATLNPLVAETMDRRAVVNATATISYISTGAFHPESPSTDPLMSDSSSSSSSSFPLDATPTPTADWLMSFSTISALSSVEPTSTNADPGACYDITEAQCHMLPYNRSGVLPGAMVVKRGEMEMFLRFFTYLNRLNCYSHIMLFGCTIALPQCVTEGGDTRVILPCQSFCEAAKEGCESVLQMFNASWPDFLRCSQFLNVTTATPGVTPTCYTPRHAKGRASVCGGTDSFLCATGICVPQKLVCNGFNDCDDWSDEADCVCSEKEFGCGTGRCVNVSLLCDGYDDCGDLSDEHNCKCDAMKEHRCGDGRCIPLEWLCDGDHDCLDKSDELNCSCKAQGLLECKNGQCIPSAFRCDGEEDCKDGSDEENCTKQLLHGSCLPGQPSCISTSCSLGCSGGSCEPRNTSANCSGCEPISLELCMNLPYNITRFPNYLGHQSQKESSVSWESSLFPALVQTNCYKYLMFFACTVLVPKCDLLTHQRVPPCRSLCRSSKERCESVLSIVGLQWPEEMDCAQFPEEGQENTPCLLPDPDVEECSPSHFKCHSGRCVLSSKRCDGHTDCDDDSDEEHCGCRERGLFECPSDKSCIKNSMICDGFPDCSLLEDEKNCSVCNDNELECNNHECVHRTLWCDGRKHCTDSSDEWNCVSLSSSVLLVSKTAVEYQVCADEWNPELSTIACKQLGLGAPLSTEAVEDVYSSGRRRWLHVHPDWSHRNNTALQGLLEKRGHSCHSRKKIALQCTRGECGRRPAARMVKRILGGRTSRPGRWPWQCSLQSEESGHICGCVLIGRRWALTVAHCFEGRESADVWKVVLGINNLDHPSTHTQTRSVKSVTVHSRYNRAVVDYDISIIELDKDVHISSHVRPVCLPEPGHTLTPDTYCYITGWGHMGNRMPFKLQEGVVRVISLSQCQSYFDMKTITSRMLCAGYEAGTIDSCMGDSGGPLVCEDPDGHWTLYGLTSWGSVCFSKVLGPGVYANITHFTEWIRRQIYLHTFHLV from the exons gtatCAGGTGTTGATGTGCAGGTGATGGGGGACACATGTTCACATAAACTCGGCTCAACGAAGCTCCTGAagctcctcatcatcatcctgctctgtgtgtgtggcctcATCTGCCTCCTCACACTGCTGCTTGCCttcacag GAATAATCGGGAATGGGCTGCTTGACTCCAGTGACTCCGCCCCTCTCTCCGCCACAGAGGTTTCCATGGCGACCCTCAACCCCCTTGTTGCTGAAACAATGGATCGCCGCGCCGTTGTTAATGCCACGGCGACGATATCGTATATCAGCACGGGAGCTTTCCATCCAGAATCACCTTCCACTGACCCTTTAATGTCcgactcatcatcatcatcatcatcatcatttccaTTAGATGCCACACCTACGCCGACTGCTGATTGGTTAATGAGTTTTTCCACCATAAGTGCTCTGTCGAGTGTCGAACCCACAAGCACAAACGCTGACCCTG gtgccTGCTATGACATCACAGAGGCTCAGTGTCACATGTTGCCGTATAACCGGAGTGGCGTGTTGCCGGGGGCGATGGTGGTGAAACGTGGTGAGATGGAGATGTTCCTGCGCTTCTTCACGTACCTGAACAGACTGAACTGTTACTCACACATCATGCTGTTCGGCTGCACCATCGCACTGCCGCAGTGTGTCACCGAAGGGGGCGACac gcgtgTGATTTTGCCGTGTCAGTCGTTCTGTGAGGCGGCGAAGGAGGGATGTGAATCTGTTCTTCAGATGTTTAACGCCTCCTGGCCTGACTTCCTGCGCTGCTCACAGTTCCTCAACGTCACCACGGCAACACCCGGAGTCACGCCCACCTGCTACACCCCGCGCCACGCCAAGGGTCGGGCCt CTGTGTGTGGAGGCACTGACAGCTTCCTCTGTGCAACAGGAATTTGTGTCCCTCAGAAACTGGTGTGTAACGGGTTTAACGACTGTGATGACTGGAGTGATGAAGCCGACTGtg TGTGTTCAGAAAAAGAGTTCGGTTGTGGTACTGGCCGCTGTGTGAACGTGTCTCTGCTGTGTGACGGGTATGACGACTGTGGAGACCTCAGTGACGAGCACAACTGCa AGTGTGACGCGATGAAGGAGCATCGGTGTGGAGATGGACGCTGCATTCCGCTGGAGTGGCTCTGTGACGGAGATCACGACTGCCTGGACAAGAGCGACGAGCTCAACTGCT cgtgtaaAGCGCAGGGCTTGTTGGAGTGTAAAAACGGACAGTGTATCCCCAGTGCCTTTCGCTGTGATGGTGAGGAAGACTGCAAGGATGGCAGCGATGAAGAAAACTGCACAAAGCAGCTgc ttcATGGCTCGTGTCTGCCAGGTCAGCCCAGCTGtatttccacttcctgttctctTGGTTGTAGTGGTGGTTCCTGTGAGCCGCGCAACACCAGCGCTAACTGCA gtggcTGTGAGCCAATCTCATTGGAGCTGTGTATGAACCTGCCGTACAACATCACACGGTTTCCGAACTATCTGGGCCACCAGTCTCAGAAGGAGAGCTCAGTGAGCTGGGAGTCCTCCCTCTTCCCTGCACTCGTTCAGACAAACTGCTACAAATACCTCATGTTCTTCGCCTGCACTGTCCTCGTGCCCAAGTGTGACCTGCTAACACACCAGAGAGTGCCACCTTGcag GTCTCTCTGCAGGAGCTCTAAGGAGCGTTGTGAGTCGGTGCTGAGCATTGTGGGATTGCAGTGGCCTGAGGAAATGGACTGCGCTCAGTTTCCTGAGGAAGGACAAGAAAACACGCCCTGTCTTCTTCCTGACCCGGACGTAGAAG agTGTTCACCCAGTCACTTTAAGTGCCACTCGGGGAGGTGTGTGCTCTCCTCCAAACGCTGTGACGGACACACGGACTGCGACGACGACAGTGATGAGGAACACTGCG GTTGTAGAGAGCGTGGACTGTTCGAATGCCCCTCAGATAAATCCTGCATTAAGAACTCGATGATCTGCGATGGCTTTCCGGACTGCAGCCTCCTGGAGGACGAGAAGAACTGCT cGGTGTGTAATGATAACGAGTTGGAGTGTAATAATCACGAGTGTGTGCACCGAACTCTGTGGTGTGATGGGAGGAAGCACTGCACAGACAGCTCGGACGAGTGGAACTGCG tctctctctccagctcggTGCTGTTGGTCAGTAAGACAGCAGTGGAGTATCAGGTTTGTGCTGATGAGTGGAACCCGGAGCTCAGCACCATCGCTTGCAAACAGCTGGGTTTAGG agCTCCTCTGTCAACTGAAGCGGTGGAGGATGTGTACAGCTCCGGGAGGAGGCGCTGGCTTCATGTTCATCCTGACTGGAGCCACCGTAACAACACCGCACTGCAGGGGCTTTTGGAGaaaagagg GCATTCCTGTCACTCACGCAAGAAGATTGCTCTTCAGTGCACCAGAGGCG agtgtgggCGCAGGCCTGCAGCACGGATGGTGAAAAGGATTCTGGGAGGTCGTACAAGTCGTCCGGGTCGCTGGCCGTGGCAGTGTTCACTGCAGAGCGAGGAGAGCGGCCATATCTGCGGCTGTGTCCTGATCGGGAGGAGGTGGGCTCTCACGGTGGCCCACTGCTTCGAggg gcgagAGAGTGCAGATGTGTGGAAGGTGGTGTTGGGGATCAATAACCTGGACCAcccgtccacacacactcagacgcggagtgtgaagagtgtgacGGTGCACTCGCGCTACAATCGCGCCGTGGTCGATTATGACATCAGCATCATCGAGCTGGACAAGGACGTGCACATCAGCAGCCACGTACGGCCCGTGTGTTTACCCGAGcctggacacacactcacacccgacACCTACTGCTACATCACCGGCTGGGGGCACATGGGCAACCGca tgcccTTTAAGCTGCAGGAGGGCGTGGTCAGAGtgatctctctttctcagtgtcAGTCTTATTTTGATATGAAGACCATCACCTCTCGGATGCTCTGTGCGGGTTACGAGGCCGGAACCATTGACTCCTgcatg ggtGATAGTGGTGGTCCGTTGGTGTGTGAGGACCCGGACGGTCACTGGACTCTGTATGGTCTGACCTCATGGGGCTCGGTGTGTTTCTCCAAAGTGCTTGGACCCGGAGTGTACGCCAACATCACACACTTCACCGAGTGGATCCGGAGACAGATCTACTTACACACCTTTCACCTGGtctag
- the corin gene encoding atrial natriuretic peptide-converting enzyme isoform X3, with protein sequence MCVYIYVCVCVCVCVCVYKYTLSPWVPQLLLYLYRRIIGNGLLDSSDSAPLSATEVSMATLNPLVAETMDRRAVVNATATISYISTGAFHPESPSTDPLMSDSSSSSSSSFPLDATPTPTADWLMSFSTISALSSVEPTSTNADPGACYDITEAQCHMLPYNRSGVLPGAMVVKRGEMEMFLRFFTYLNRLNCYSHIMLFGCTIALPQCVTEGGDTRVILPCQSFCEAAKEGCESVLQMFNASWPDFLRCSQFLNVTTATPGVTPTCYTPRHAKGRASVCGGTDSFLCATGICVPQKLVCNGFNDCDDWSDEADCVCSEKEFGCGTGRCVNVSLLCDGYDDCGDLSDEHNCKCDAMKEHRCGDGRCIPLEWLCDGDHDCLDKSDELNCSCKAQGLLECKNGQCIPSAFRCDGEEDCKDGSDEENCTKQLLHGSCLPGQPSCISTSCSLGCSGGSCEPRNTSANCSGCEPISLELCMNLPYNITRFPNYLGHQSQKESSVSWESSLFPALVQTNCYKYLMFFACTVLVPKCDLLTHQRVPPCRSLCRSSKERCESVLSIVGLQWPEEMDCAQFPEEGQENTPCLLPDPDVEECSPSHFKCHSGRCVLSSKRCDGHTDCDDDSDEEHCGCRERGLFECPSDKSCIKNSMICDGFPDCSLLEDEKNCSVCNDNELECNNHECVHRTLWCDGRKHCTDSSDEWNCVSLSSSVLLVSKTAVEYQVCADEWNPELSTIACKQLGLGAPLSTEAVEDVYSSGRRRWLHVHPDWSHRNNTALQGLLEKRGHSCHSRKKIALQCTRGECGRRPAARMVKRILGGRTSRPGRWPWQCSLQSEESGHICGCVLIGRRWALTVAHCFEGRESADVWKVVLGINNLDHPSTHTQTRSVKSVTVHSRYNRAVVDYDISIIELDKDVHISSHVRPVCLPEPGHTLTPDTYCYITGWGHMGNRMPFKLQEGVVRVISLSQCQSYFDMKTITSRMLCAGYEAGTIDSCMGDSGGPLVCEDPDGHWTLYGLTSWGSVCFSKVLGPGVYANITHFTEWIRRQIYLHTFHLV encoded by the exons atgtgtgtatatatatatgtgtgtgtgtgtgtgtgtgtgtgtgtgtgtgtgtataaatatacactCTCTCCGTGGGTTCCTCAGCTGTTGCTGTATTTATATAGAA GAATAATCGGGAATGGGCTGCTTGACTCCAGTGACTCCGCCCCTCTCTCCGCCACAGAGGTTTCCATGGCGACCCTCAACCCCCTTGTTGCTGAAACAATGGATCGCCGCGCCGTTGTTAATGCCACGGCGACGATATCGTATATCAGCACGGGAGCTTTCCATCCAGAATCACCTTCCACTGACCCTTTAATGTCcgactcatcatcatcatcatcatcatcatttccaTTAGATGCCACACCTACGCCGACTGCTGATTGGTTAATGAGTTTTTCCACCATAAGTGCTCTGTCGAGTGTCGAACCCACAAGCACAAACGCTGACCCTG gtgccTGCTATGACATCACAGAGGCTCAGTGTCACATGTTGCCGTATAACCGGAGTGGCGTGTTGCCGGGGGCGATGGTGGTGAAACGTGGTGAGATGGAGATGTTCCTGCGCTTCTTCACGTACCTGAACAGACTGAACTGTTACTCACACATCATGCTGTTCGGCTGCACCATCGCACTGCCGCAGTGTGTCACCGAAGGGGGCGACac gcgtgTGATTTTGCCGTGTCAGTCGTTCTGTGAGGCGGCGAAGGAGGGATGTGAATCTGTTCTTCAGATGTTTAACGCCTCCTGGCCTGACTTCCTGCGCTGCTCACAGTTCCTCAACGTCACCACGGCAACACCCGGAGTCACGCCCACCTGCTACACCCCGCGCCACGCCAAGGGTCGGGCCt CTGTGTGTGGAGGCACTGACAGCTTCCTCTGTGCAACAGGAATTTGTGTCCCTCAGAAACTGGTGTGTAACGGGTTTAACGACTGTGATGACTGGAGTGATGAAGCCGACTGtg TGTGTTCAGAAAAAGAGTTCGGTTGTGGTACTGGCCGCTGTGTGAACGTGTCTCTGCTGTGTGACGGGTATGACGACTGTGGAGACCTCAGTGACGAGCACAACTGCa AGTGTGACGCGATGAAGGAGCATCGGTGTGGAGATGGACGCTGCATTCCGCTGGAGTGGCTCTGTGACGGAGATCACGACTGCCTGGACAAGAGCGACGAGCTCAACTGCT cgtgtaaAGCGCAGGGCTTGTTGGAGTGTAAAAACGGACAGTGTATCCCCAGTGCCTTTCGCTGTGATGGTGAGGAAGACTGCAAGGATGGCAGCGATGAAGAAAACTGCACAAAGCAGCTgc ttcATGGCTCGTGTCTGCCAGGTCAGCCCAGCTGtatttccacttcctgttctctTGGTTGTAGTGGTGGTTCCTGTGAGCCGCGCAACACCAGCGCTAACTGCA gtggcTGTGAGCCAATCTCATTGGAGCTGTGTATGAACCTGCCGTACAACATCACACGGTTTCCGAACTATCTGGGCCACCAGTCTCAGAAGGAGAGCTCAGTGAGCTGGGAGTCCTCCCTCTTCCCTGCACTCGTTCAGACAAACTGCTACAAATACCTCATGTTCTTCGCCTGCACTGTCCTCGTGCCCAAGTGTGACCTGCTAACACACCAGAGAGTGCCACCTTGcag GTCTCTCTGCAGGAGCTCTAAGGAGCGTTGTGAGTCGGTGCTGAGCATTGTGGGATTGCAGTGGCCTGAGGAAATGGACTGCGCTCAGTTTCCTGAGGAAGGACAAGAAAACACGCCCTGTCTTCTTCCTGACCCGGACGTAGAAG agTGTTCACCCAGTCACTTTAAGTGCCACTCGGGGAGGTGTGTGCTCTCCTCCAAACGCTGTGACGGACACACGGACTGCGACGACGACAGTGATGAGGAACACTGCG GTTGTAGAGAGCGTGGACTGTTCGAATGCCCCTCAGATAAATCCTGCATTAAGAACTCGATGATCTGCGATGGCTTTCCGGACTGCAGCCTCCTGGAGGACGAGAAGAACTGCT cGGTGTGTAATGATAACGAGTTGGAGTGTAATAATCACGAGTGTGTGCACCGAACTCTGTGGTGTGATGGGAGGAAGCACTGCACAGACAGCTCGGACGAGTGGAACTGCG tctctctctccagctcggTGCTGTTGGTCAGTAAGACAGCAGTGGAGTATCAGGTTTGTGCTGATGAGTGGAACCCGGAGCTCAGCACCATCGCTTGCAAACAGCTGGGTTTAGG agCTCCTCTGTCAACTGAAGCGGTGGAGGATGTGTACAGCTCCGGGAGGAGGCGCTGGCTTCATGTTCATCCTGACTGGAGCCACCGTAACAACACCGCACTGCAGGGGCTTTTGGAGaaaagagg GCATTCCTGTCACTCACGCAAGAAGATTGCTCTTCAGTGCACCAGAGGCG agtgtgggCGCAGGCCTGCAGCACGGATGGTGAAAAGGATTCTGGGAGGTCGTACAAGTCGTCCGGGTCGCTGGCCGTGGCAGTGTTCACTGCAGAGCGAGGAGAGCGGCCATATCTGCGGCTGTGTCCTGATCGGGAGGAGGTGGGCTCTCACGGTGGCCCACTGCTTCGAggg gcgagAGAGTGCAGATGTGTGGAAGGTGGTGTTGGGGATCAATAACCTGGACCAcccgtccacacacactcagacgcggagtgtgaagagtgtgacGGTGCACTCGCGCTACAATCGCGCCGTGGTCGATTATGACATCAGCATCATCGAGCTGGACAAGGACGTGCACATCAGCAGCCACGTACGGCCCGTGTGTTTACCCGAGcctggacacacactcacacccgacACCTACTGCTACATCACCGGCTGGGGGCACATGGGCAACCGca tgcccTTTAAGCTGCAGGAGGGCGTGGTCAGAGtgatctctctttctcagtgtcAGTCTTATTTTGATATGAAGACCATCACCTCTCGGATGCTCTGTGCGGGTTACGAGGCCGGAACCATTGACTCCTgcatg ggtGATAGTGGTGGTCCGTTGGTGTGTGAGGACCCGGACGGTCACTGGACTCTGTATGGTCTGACCTCATGGGGCTCGGTGTGTTTCTCCAAAGTGCTTGGACCCGGAGTGTACGCCAACATCACACACTTCACCGAGTGGATCCGGAGACAGATCTACTTACACACCTTTCACCTGGtctag
- the corin gene encoding atrial natriuretic peptide-converting enzyme isoform X1, whose protein sequence is MRVHRDTERAPLKKKQDKKEREREREREREERKRKASAREREQHSRVVSASASSPCPCPCPRSRGSGAGHREFPERSRGGHVGPQHRYRSQKVLARWRQVSGVDVQVMGDTCSHKLGSTKLLKLLIIILLCVCGLICLLTLLLAFTGIIGNGLLDSSDSAPLSATEVSMATLNPLVAETMDRRAVVNATATISYISTGAFHPESPSTDPLMSDSSSSSSSSFPLDATPTPTADWLMSFSTISALSSVEPTSTNADPGACYDITEAQCHMLPYNRSGVLPGAMVVKRGEMEMFLRFFTYLNRLNCYSHIMLFGCTIALPQCVTEGGDTRVILPCQSFCEAAKEGCESVLQMFNASWPDFLRCSQFLNVTTATPGVTPTCYTPRHAKGRASVCGGTDSFLCATGICVPQKLVCNGFNDCDDWSDEADCVCSEKEFGCGTGRCVNVSLLCDGYDDCGDLSDEHNCKCDAMKEHRCGDGRCIPLEWLCDGDHDCLDKSDELNCSCKAQGLLECKNGQCIPSAFRCDGEEDCKDGSDEENCTKQLLHGSCLPGQPSCISTSCSLGCSGGSCEPRNTSANCSGCEPISLELCMNLPYNITRFPNYLGHQSQKESSVSWESSLFPALVQTNCYKYLMFFACTVLVPKCDLLTHQRVPPCRSLCRSSKERCESVLSIVGLQWPEEMDCAQFPEEGQENTPCLLPDPDVEECSPSHFKCHSGRCVLSSKRCDGHTDCDDDSDEEHCGCRERGLFECPSDKSCIKNSMICDGFPDCSLLEDEKNCSVCNDNELECNNHECVHRTLWCDGRKHCTDSSDEWNCVSLSSSVLLVSKTAVEYQVCADEWNPELSTIACKQLGLGAPLSTEAVEDVYSSGRRRWLHVHPDWSHRNNTALQGLLEKRGHSCHSRKKIALQCTRGECGRRPAARMVKRILGGRTSRPGRWPWQCSLQSEESGHICGCVLIGRRWALTVAHCFEGRESADVWKVVLGINNLDHPSTHTQTRSVKSVTVHSRYNRAVVDYDISIIELDKDVHISSHVRPVCLPEPGHTLTPDTYCYITGWGHMGNRMPFKLQEGVVRVISLSQCQSYFDMKTITSRMLCAGYEAGTIDSCMGDSGGPLVCEDPDGHWTLYGLTSWGSVCFSKVLGPGVYANITHFTEWIRRQIYLHTFHLV, encoded by the exons ATGCGCGTGCACCGAGACACCGAGCGAGCGCCtctgaaaaagaaacaggacaaaaaagagagagagagagagagagagagagagagagaggaaagaaagagaaaagcgaGCGCCCGGGAGCGCGAGCAGCATTCGCGTGTTGTCTCTGCTAGCGCGAGCTCTCCGTGTCCGTGTCCGTGTCCCCGTTCGCGCGGTTCCGGTGCCGGACACCGGGAGTTTCCTGAGCGGTCCAGAGGAGGTCATGTCGGTCCACAGCACCGGTACCGGAGCCAGAAAGTATTAGCGCGGTGGAGGCAG gtatCAGGTGTTGATGTGCAGGTGATGGGGGACACATGTTCACATAAACTCGGCTCAACGAAGCTCCTGAagctcctcatcatcatcctgctctgtgtgtgtggcctcATCTGCCTCCTCACACTGCTGCTTGCCttcacag GAATAATCGGGAATGGGCTGCTTGACTCCAGTGACTCCGCCCCTCTCTCCGCCACAGAGGTTTCCATGGCGACCCTCAACCCCCTTGTTGCTGAAACAATGGATCGCCGCGCCGTTGTTAATGCCACGGCGACGATATCGTATATCAGCACGGGAGCTTTCCATCCAGAATCACCTTCCACTGACCCTTTAATGTCcgactcatcatcatcatcatcatcatcatttccaTTAGATGCCACACCTACGCCGACTGCTGATTGGTTAATGAGTTTTTCCACCATAAGTGCTCTGTCGAGTGTCGAACCCACAAGCACAAACGCTGACCCTG gtgccTGCTATGACATCACAGAGGCTCAGTGTCACATGTTGCCGTATAACCGGAGTGGCGTGTTGCCGGGGGCGATGGTGGTGAAACGTGGTGAGATGGAGATGTTCCTGCGCTTCTTCACGTACCTGAACAGACTGAACTGTTACTCACACATCATGCTGTTCGGCTGCACCATCGCACTGCCGCAGTGTGTCACCGAAGGGGGCGACac gcgtgTGATTTTGCCGTGTCAGTCGTTCTGTGAGGCGGCGAAGGAGGGATGTGAATCTGTTCTTCAGATGTTTAACGCCTCCTGGCCTGACTTCCTGCGCTGCTCACAGTTCCTCAACGTCACCACGGCAACACCCGGAGTCACGCCCACCTGCTACACCCCGCGCCACGCCAAGGGTCGGGCCt CTGTGTGTGGAGGCACTGACAGCTTCCTCTGTGCAACAGGAATTTGTGTCCCTCAGAAACTGGTGTGTAACGGGTTTAACGACTGTGATGACTGGAGTGATGAAGCCGACTGtg TGTGTTCAGAAAAAGAGTTCGGTTGTGGTACTGGCCGCTGTGTGAACGTGTCTCTGCTGTGTGACGGGTATGACGACTGTGGAGACCTCAGTGACGAGCACAACTGCa AGTGTGACGCGATGAAGGAGCATCGGTGTGGAGATGGACGCTGCATTCCGCTGGAGTGGCTCTGTGACGGAGATCACGACTGCCTGGACAAGAGCGACGAGCTCAACTGCT cgtgtaaAGCGCAGGGCTTGTTGGAGTGTAAAAACGGACAGTGTATCCCCAGTGCCTTTCGCTGTGATGGTGAGGAAGACTGCAAGGATGGCAGCGATGAAGAAAACTGCACAAAGCAGCTgc ttcATGGCTCGTGTCTGCCAGGTCAGCCCAGCTGtatttccacttcctgttctctTGGTTGTAGTGGTGGTTCCTGTGAGCCGCGCAACACCAGCGCTAACTGCA gtggcTGTGAGCCAATCTCATTGGAGCTGTGTATGAACCTGCCGTACAACATCACACGGTTTCCGAACTATCTGGGCCACCAGTCTCAGAAGGAGAGCTCAGTGAGCTGGGAGTCCTCCCTCTTCCCTGCACTCGTTCAGACAAACTGCTACAAATACCTCATGTTCTTCGCCTGCACTGTCCTCGTGCCCAAGTGTGACCTGCTAACACACCAGAGAGTGCCACCTTGcag GTCTCTCTGCAGGAGCTCTAAGGAGCGTTGTGAGTCGGTGCTGAGCATTGTGGGATTGCAGTGGCCTGAGGAAATGGACTGCGCTCAGTTTCCTGAGGAAGGACAAGAAAACACGCCCTGTCTTCTTCCTGACCCGGACGTAGAAG agTGTTCACCCAGTCACTTTAAGTGCCACTCGGGGAGGTGTGTGCTCTCCTCCAAACGCTGTGACGGACACACGGACTGCGACGACGACAGTGATGAGGAACACTGCG GTTGTAGAGAGCGTGGACTGTTCGAATGCCCCTCAGATAAATCCTGCATTAAGAACTCGATGATCTGCGATGGCTTTCCGGACTGCAGCCTCCTGGAGGACGAGAAGAACTGCT cGGTGTGTAATGATAACGAGTTGGAGTGTAATAATCACGAGTGTGTGCACCGAACTCTGTGGTGTGATGGGAGGAAGCACTGCACAGACAGCTCGGACGAGTGGAACTGCG tctctctctccagctcggTGCTGTTGGTCAGTAAGACAGCAGTGGAGTATCAGGTTTGTGCTGATGAGTGGAACCCGGAGCTCAGCACCATCGCTTGCAAACAGCTGGGTTTAGG agCTCCTCTGTCAACTGAAGCGGTGGAGGATGTGTACAGCTCCGGGAGGAGGCGCTGGCTTCATGTTCATCCTGACTGGAGCCACCGTAACAACACCGCACTGCAGGGGCTTTTGGAGaaaagagg GCATTCCTGTCACTCACGCAAGAAGATTGCTCTTCAGTGCACCAGAGGCG agtgtgggCGCAGGCCTGCAGCACGGATGGTGAAAAGGATTCTGGGAGGTCGTACAAGTCGTCCGGGTCGCTGGCCGTGGCAGTGTTCACTGCAGAGCGAGGAGAGCGGCCATATCTGCGGCTGTGTCCTGATCGGGAGGAGGTGGGCTCTCACGGTGGCCCACTGCTTCGAggg gcgagAGAGTGCAGATGTGTGGAAGGTGGTGTTGGGGATCAATAACCTGGACCAcccgtccacacacactcagacgcggagtgtgaagagtgtgacGGTGCACTCGCGCTACAATCGCGCCGTGGTCGATTATGACATCAGCATCATCGAGCTGGACAAGGACGTGCACATCAGCAGCCACGTACGGCCCGTGTGTTTACCCGAGcctggacacacactcacacccgacACCTACTGCTACATCACCGGCTGGGGGCACATGGGCAACCGca tgcccTTTAAGCTGCAGGAGGGCGTGGTCAGAGtgatctctctttctcagtgtcAGTCTTATTTTGATATGAAGACCATCACCTCTCGGATGCTCTGTGCGGGTTACGAGGCCGGAACCATTGACTCCTgcatg ggtGATAGTGGTGGTCCGTTGGTGTGTGAGGACCCGGACGGTCACTGGACTCTGTATGGTCTGACCTCATGGGGCTCGGTGTGTTTCTCCAAAGTGCTTGGACCCGGAGTGTACGCCAACATCACACACTTCACCGAGTGGATCCGGAGACAGATCTACTTACACACCTTTCACCTGGtctag